The following is a genomic window from Chloroflexota bacterium.
TGCCAGAAGCACGAGGAAGGTAAGTAGAAATCATCAACATAAAGGAGGGGCACGATGCGATTGCTGCGCAAGATCCTGCTGAGCGTTCTAATAGTGGTATTGGTGCTTGTCTTGCTCGTGAGTAGCGTGGCTTACCTGTTCGTCCGCCGCAGTTTTCCGCAGACCCATGGCACATTGCAGGTTGCTGGTTTGCAAGACCGCGTGGAAGTGTACCGTGATAAGTGGGGGGTGCCGCACATCTTTGCCCAAAATGCGCATGACCTCTTTTTCGCCCAAGGATACGTACATGCGCAGGATCGCCTGTGGCAGATGGAGTTCAACCGCCGTATTGGAGCTGGGCGTCTCTCCGAAGTGCTCGGCGAGGCCACGCTGAAATCCGATCGCTTCCTGCGCACCATCGGTCTGTACCGTGCCGCACAGGCGGATTTGCAGGTTTTGCCCCCCGAAGTAATCGCCATATTGCAGGCCTACGCGGATGGCGTAAACGCTTTCATCACGACTCACCTCGACCGGCTCCCTCTGGAATTCGCCCTGTTGGGTTTCCAGCCAGAACCATGGACGCCCGCAGACACTCTGGCCTGGGGCAAAGTGATGTGCATGAATCTGGGTGGCAACTGGGAATCTGAATTGCTGCGGGCCAAGATCCTTTCAGCTCTGGGAGAAGAGAAGGTGCGTGAATTGGTGCCTCCCTACCCAGATGAGGGTCCCTTTATCATCCCGCCAGAGGCGAAGAGCTATGCCTATTGCGATGAAGAGCTTCTCGAAGGCTATCAGCAGGTCAAGGCATTGATCGGCATGCACGGGCCCTATCTAGGTAGCAATAATTGGGTCGTGGATGGCACCAAGACGGTGACCGGTCGGCCCATGCTGGCCAATGACCCCCATTTGGGCATTCAAATGCCCTCTATCTGGTATGAAATCCACCTGGTAGGTGATGGCTTGGATGTCGTGGGTGCGTCTTTTCCGGGCGTACCGGGCGTAATCATCGGTCACAACCGCTATATTGCCTGGGGTGTGACCAATGTCGGCCCCGATGTACAAGACCTCTATGTAGAGAAAGTCAATCCTGACAACGCCAATCAATACGAATACATGGGTGCTTGGGAAGATATGACCGTTATCGAAGAGGAAATCAGGGTCAAGGGCCGCGCGGAGCCGGAGAAGCTGACTGTGCGCCTCACGCGTCATGGCCCGATCATGACACCAGTCGTGCCTGAGGCAAAAGACGTATTGTCACTGCGCTGGACGGCGCTCGAAGGTGGGCAACTTTTGCACAGTGTCTACCTCCTAGACCGCGCCCGCAACTGGGAAGAATTTCGTGAGGCATTGCGCTACTGGCAAGCTCCTTCACAGAACTTTGTCTATGCAGATATCGAAGGCAATATCGGCTACCAGATGCCGGGCAATATTCCCATCCGAGGCAAGGGCAAGGGGCTGCTGCCAGTTCCTGGCTGGACGGACGAGTATGAATGGACTAGCTATATACCCTTTGAGGAATTGCCTTTCGTTTTCAATCCGCCTACCCATTATATCGTTACTGCTAACCACAAAGTGGTTCCAGATGACTACCCCTATTTCATTTCAGACGAATGGGCTGAACCATTCCGTGCCCAACGCATCATTGATCTTCTGCAAGCCAAAGACAAGCTGACACTGGATGATTTCCGGGATATTCAGGCAGATACTTACTCCATCCCGGGGAGCAAATTGCTGCCTTATGTGTTGCAATTGGGGCCGGCGGATTGGCGGCAGGAGCGGGCATTCAAGTTCTTGAAGGAATGGGAAGGACGTCTGGAGAGCGATAGTGGTAGTGCAGGTATCATGGAGGTACTGTTGTGGCGGCTTCTGGTCAACAGCTTTGGCGATGAATTGAAAGAAGCAGGCATCAAGGAGAGCGAGTTCATTGGCTTCCCATCGGCTTTGCTGAACCTATTCCCCAATGCGAGCAGTTCCTGGTTTGATGACGTATCCACGCCTGAAGTGGAAACCCGCGATGACGTCCTGCGCCGTAGCATGGCGGAGACCATGGAGTTCTGGGGCAGGAGGTTTGGCGATCTCATAGGCAACAAAGAAGCTCAATGGGCGTGGGGCAAGGTGCATGTTGCTCTCTTTGAGCACCCTCTGGGCAGTGTCAAGCCCCTCCATCTTCTTTTCAATCGTGGCCCGGTGCCAGCTTGTGGCAGCGGAGAGACGGTCGACAATGCAGGCTACAAGCGTGGTGATTTTACCGTGCGCGTGGTCGCCTCGTACCGCCAGATCATTGATGTTGGGGAATGGCACAACTCTCGCTCGCAGCACACCACTGGCCAGTCAGGCCAGCCTCTACATAAACACTACGGAGACATGATCACATCCTGGCAGGACGTGCGGCATCACCCGATGCTGTACGAAAAGGAAGACATCGTGGCGAACATGGAGGGCTTGCTAACCCTGGTGCCGAAGTAGAAGGCGTGGTTCACAAGGTTTGAGCGACATGAGTTGTGTGTCAGAAGTGTTAGATCCCGCCTTGCGTGCCACGCTTGAGCAGACGTCGGGCATCATCTTCGATTTGCAGCGTTTCTCCCTCCACGATGGGCCTGGCTTGCGTACCAACGTCTTTTTCAAAGGCTGTTCCCTGCGCTGCGATTGGTGCTGCAATCCAGAATCGCAGCGGCCCACGCCAGAAGTGGCTGTGTTCCCAGCCAATTGCTTTGGTTGCGGCGATTGCCTGGACGTATGCCCCCAGGAAGCGTTGCAGTTGAAAGAGGGGAAAATAGTCCGCGATGAGTGGCGCTGTGACTATTGCGGCCAGTGTATGCCGGTCTGTGCTGCAGGAGCATTGCGGCTCATCGGGCGGGTGGTTACCGCGGGCGAGGTGCTCCAAGAGGTCCTGCGCGATGCCGCCTTCTATGGCCAAGCGGTGGGCGGCTTGACCTTGACGGGCGGCGAACCCACAAGCCAACCGGAGTTTGCCCTGGCGCTGCTGCGCCTCGCCAAGGCGGAGCACTTGCATACCGCGCTGGAGACCTGCGGCCAGGCTTCCTGGGAGGTGCTGGAAATGCTGCTGCCCTATCTGAACCTGGTGCTGTACGACATCAAGCACATGGATACGAAACGGCATCTTCAGGCCACAGGGTCAGGCAACGAGCTCATTCTAGAGAATGTACAGCGGCTGGTAGAAGCAGGAGCCAATGTGATCTTGCGTTTTCCACTGATCCCGGGGTTCAATACGGATGAAACACACTTGCACCAGCTTGCTGACTTTGCTTCCCGCCTCGGCATTGCAGAAATCCATCTCCTGCCCTATCATACGCTGGGCAGAGCCAAGTATGGTGCACTGGGACGCAATTATTCGATGACGGGAGTACCGCCCATGAAGGAAGGGGAGGCAGAGACGTTGGCGGAGATCATCCGCAGCCATGGCTTGATCGTCAAAGTGGGTGGTTAAGGGAGGGATTCCAATGGCGACAGAAGTCGAAGCAAGAGCAGATTTGGTTATGGCTCGTCCTCGGGCGGGCACTACGGAACGCATCCAGCGCATGCGCGAAGCATTGCTGGCTACTATGCCCGAAGTATGCGTGGAACGGGCACGCTATATTACCGAAGCTTGCCGTGCCCATGAGGCAGACCCGCCAGTGTTGCGGCGGACCAAGGCTCTGGCACACGTGTTGGATAACATGAGCATCTACATAGGCGAAGGAGAGCTCATCGTCGGCAACCAGGCCAGCAAACCGCGTGCCGCTCCCATCTTCCCGGAGTATTCGGTAGATTGGATCGAGACCGAGATAGACGAATTTGCTACGCGTGCGGCAGACCTGTTTCTCGTTCATCCTGAGGTCAGGCGCGAGCTGTTGGAAGATATTCTGCCCTACTGGCGTGGGCGCACCCTCTTCGACCGTGCCATGGCGACCCTGCCTAACTGGGTGCGCCAAGCCCAGGAGATCGGCGTCATCTCTGGGCGCGGCAATATTACATCTGGCGATGGGCATATCATCGTCAACTACCGCAAGCTAATGGAGAAGGGCTTGCTGGGCGTGCGCCAAGAGGCGGAAGCCGCTCTGCAACGGTTGAATCCTTATCTCGCTGCTGAACAAAAGAAGCGTCTCTTCCTGGAAGCGGTGCTCATCACCATTGATGCAGCGATACGCTTTGCTGCCCGCTATGCCGAAGAGGCGGAGCGCCAGGCGGTGCATGAATTGAACCCGCAACGTCGAGCGGAACTAGAGCGCATCGCCCAAACCTGCCGCTGGGTTCCTGCTCATCCACCACGCACCTGGTACGAGGCGATACAGTCCGCCTGGTTTGTGCATCTCATCACGCAGATCGAGAGCAATGGCCATTCCTTTTCCATGGGCCGACTCGACCAATACACTTACCCATTTTACAAAGCAGATGTCGCCGCAGGCCGTCTCACCGAAGAAGAGGTGTTGGAAGTCCTGCAATGTCTGTGGCTCAAGTTGTTCTCGGTGAACAAGATCCGTCCCTGGGCACATACGCGCTTTGGCATTGGCTACCCCACCTACCAAAATGTCACCATTGGTGGGCAAACGCCCGATGGGCGGGATGCCACGAACGAGCTGTCGTATGCCGTGTTGCGCACCATCCAGGAGACCCGTCTGACACAGCCCAACGTCTCCGCACGCTATCACGCGCGCACGCCTGAGCGTTTCCTTATGGAGTGTGCATGCACCATCCGCCTTGGCTTTGGCATGCCTGCCATGAAGAACGACGAGATTATCATCCCGGCCTTGTTGGAAAAGGGAGTGCGTCCAGAAGACGCCTATGACTATGCTATCGTGGGCTGCGTGGAAGCCGCTGTCCCAGGCAAATGGGGCTATCGCAACACCGGCATGAGCTTCTTGAACTTGCTGAAGGTACTGGAGCTGGCATACAACGATGGGCGTGATCCCAACACAGGCGTTTGCCTGCACCCCGGGCGTGGGAATTTGCTCACTTTCCGCTCCTTTGATGAGCTCTATGACGCTTTTCTCGACCAGCTCCGCTTCTATACTCACGCCCATGTCGTGATGGACACCACCGCCGACCTCGCGCTGGAAGAGTTGGTGCCCGATGCCTTTTGCTCGGCATTGGTGGACGATTGCATCGCCCGCGGCTTGACGATCAAGGAAGGCGGTTCTGTGTACGACGTGGTCAGTGGGCTGCAATCGGGCCTGGCGAATGTGGCCAATGCGCTGATGGCGCTGAAGAAACTCGTTTTCGAGGACAAAGTGCTCAGCGCCCAGCAGATCATGAAAGCGTTAGCAACCAACTTTGCTGGCGTGGAGGGAGAGCGGGTTCGGCAGCGGCTGCTGTCCGCGCCGAAATACGGCAATGATCTGGATGAAGTGGATGAACTGGCAGTTAAGGTCTTGAGCGATTATCTAGAAGACATCAAAGCCTATCGCACCACACGCTATGGGCGCGGACCCATTGGCTGCACTTACGTTGGCTCTACCTCCAACATCTCCGCCAATGTTCCACTGGGACAGCCGGTATGCGCCACGCCGGATGGGCGGAGAGCCGGTGAGCCGATTGCAGAGGGCGTCTCGCCCGTGCATGGCACGGATACAAAGGGTCCAACTGCGGTGATGCAATCCGTTGCCAAGCTTCCCACGATCAAGATGATTGCACAGTTGCTGAACCTGAGGCTGTCGCCAGAGAGCTTGCGTACCGAGGAGGGGCTACAGCGCCTGGTGCAGTTGCTGCGCGGCTTTCAGATGCTGAAAGGCTGGCATGTGCAGTTCAACACGGTATCCACGGAGACGCTGCTGGCGGCGCAGAAGCATCCTGAACAATATCGTGACCTCGTGGTACGTGTCGCTGGCTACAGTGCACTCTTCGTTACCCTGGACAAGGCAACTCAGGACGACATCATCAACCGCACGATGCATCAGTTTTGATAGTTCACCAAAAAGACACAAAGGCACGAAGGAAGTTCATTCTGACGCTTGGCGTGGACCACAGTCTGCGCCAAAAGTGACGGCAGACTGTGGTCCGCTGAGAGCAGTTGGGGTAACGGTCGTCAACAAATGGGGGAACGAATGGACTGAGATTCGTTCATTCGTTTTTGGCACAGCTATTCGTTGATGGCATGGCGTGAGAACGTGCCTCTGGCCCTTGTAGTTGACTAGGTAGGCGACTAAAAAGCCGCCCTCTAGACCTGACGAGTCTCCCAGATCCATCAGATATTAGGGGTGCACCTCTGCGGTTAAAAGACTACTCAAGTACCCATTCCAGCAACTGTTTCACCCGCTCCTTAGCCCCCATACCTATCTCCACCGGCGCGCCTACGCAGGCCGGGCAGCCTTCCTCGCAGGGGCATTGACGCACCCATTCGTGGCAAGCTCGCAGCAGATCATCTTGCAAGCGGTACAGCGCAGCGCTGAAGCCTACGCCACCGGGTACCGCATCGTATATCACCACCGTCGGCGCACGTGTGAAGGGGAAATCCAGATCAGCCGTTACGCCCAAGTCGCGCGGCTCGCACATGAGATAAAGCGGTGCCAGGGCGCGCAACAGGTTGGCCAAACCGTCCAGCGTGCCTTGCATGGCGCGTGCCGTTTCCAGGCGGCGGTGGCACTCTGAGCATAGGGTCACCAGGTTGGACAGGTCGTTGGCAGCGAGATAGTTCTCGTTCTGCCCGGGGCGGTAATCGAAGGTGCGGAAGGGACGAATGTGATGCACATCGTGTTCGCGGTCGGGTGGTTCTGGTGCTCCACAGTGAACGCAACGGTACCTGTCCCTCTCCCGTGCGCGTCGGCGTTGCGCTGCCCAGTTGGGCCCATATGACACGATGGGCGCAATGGTCCAATCACCCAGATCGCGCATTGCCGTCACCACCTCCTCGCCCAGGCTCAACCAGTAGGCGGTCGTTAGCAGTTCTTGCTCCGGCAAGTCAAGGGGCAGGGTAGCTAGTTTTTTGTGGTTGTACCAGGCGATTTGCTGGAAATGAGCGGCCTTGGTGCGCACGCGCACTTCTCCATGCACGCGCGAGGTAGCCTGCTCTGACGATGACTCCAGCACGCGCAGTACCTCCACCTGCATGGACAGGTCTGCCGTGGTGAAGTAATCAGTCTTGGCAGCGCGCACGTGCGCGAGGCGTTCCTCCCAGTCCAGCTCTTCGACCAGGTAGGATTGCCCTTCATGGAGGTACACGGCGCCGGGGTGAATCAGCATGGGTGCACTGAGACTGTCCACTTGTCCGATGACTTGTCCGCTGCCCTTCTCGACGATGGAAAAATGATCTTGCGTGGCGGTACGCAAAGACACTTCTTGGGACGGATAGTAGTTGCTCATCCAGTACCAGCGTTGACGTGAGTAGCGCAGCACCCCTTCGCTTTCGGCCAGCTCTTTCAGGAGCGAAGGGACATCTACGTCTCCAGCCCACTGTTCGTCGTCGGCAATGGGCAGCTCGAAAGCAGCACACTTGAGATGCGAGCGCAGCAGGAAGGGATTGTCTGGCGATAACCGTGCCTCCTCAGGCGTGCGCCCGAAGAAAAAGGATGGGTGCGACAGGAGGTACTGGTCCAGCGCAGACGGCCCACCAACGAGCACAGCAGCCGAGACATCCTGCCGCCGTCCTGCCCGACCTGCCTGCTGCCAGGTACTGGCAATGGTGCCTGGATAGCCCGCCAGCACGCAAATGCTTAACTCGCCAATATCTATCCCTAGCTCTAGGGCATTGGTGCTCACCACGCCACGCACCTTCCCCTCGCGCAAACCGCGTTCGATGGCGCGCCGCTCGCGCGGCAGATAGCCGCCGCGATAGCCACGGATGCTGCCGGGAGGCTGCTCGCGCTTCTCCGCCGCCTGGCGTAGGTAGGTGAGCAGCAGTTCCGTGGACAGCCGCCCCTGGCTGAAGACGATGGTCGGCAATCCCTTGCTCAGGAAAAAGTCAGCCACGGTAGCGGTTTCGAGGAGCAGGTTGCGGCGTATTCCCTGCGCCTGATCCACCAACGGCGGGTTATAGAGGATCACATGGCGTTCACCGCGCGGCGAGCCATCGTCATCTACCAGCAACACCTGCCGTCCCACAAGCAGAGTGGCCAGCTCCTGAGGATTGGCAATGGTCGCCGAGCAGCAGATAAAGGTGGGGTGCGCACCATAGAAGCGGCAGATGCGGCGCAGGCGACGCAGGAGATTCGCCACATGGCTGCCAAATACGCCGCGGTAGGCGTGCATCTCATCTATGACGACGTACTTCAGGCCGGCAAAAAAGGTTGCCCAGCGGGTGTGATGGGGCAGGATACCCACATGCAACATATCAGGATTAGTGATGAGCACGCGGGTGTTCTCGCGGAGGCGTGCCCGAACAGAGGCCAGCGTGTCGCCATCGTATGTAGCGGCTGTTGTTGGCGGAAGTAAATCCTGGCTCATCCCTTGCCAGGCGGCAAGTTGATCCTGGGCCAGAGCTTTCGTAGGGAAGAGGTACAGCGCCCGTGCCTGAGGGTCGCGCAGCAAGGCATTGAGCACGGGCACGTTATAACACAGCGTCTTGCCCGAAGCCGCGCCTGTGACGACGGCCACATCCTCTCCGCGCAAGGCAGCAGCAATGGCCTGGCTCTGATGCGCATAAAGCTGCTGAATGCCCTGTCGGCGCAAAGCCTCCTGCAACTGGGGTTCCAGGCCATCGGGCACAGGGCTAAACCGCCCAGGCCGAGCCGGCAAACGCTGCCAGGCAGTGATCTGTGTTGCAAAGCGCGGGTTTAAGCGCAGTTCTTGTAGCACCGTAGCAACCGAGGAAGCCATAATTGGGATTATAGAGAGCCTGCGGCGGTAGGCAAATTGGGTGGCTTTCGTTTTTATGAGTTTCATGTTGTGTGCTCTGTTTTTGGTTTACTTTACATTGCGGTATAATGCATCTGGGCAACCGGGCAGATTGTTGCCTCAAAATTTGAGGGAGGACTGAAATGAAAGCGTATTGTTTCAAGTGCAAGAAGCAGCAGGAAATCAAGAATCCAGAACAGGTTGTTTTGAAGAATGGCCGACACGCGGTCAGGGGCACCTGCCCGGTTTGCGGTTCCAAGCTATACCGGATGGGGAAGGGCTCGTAGACACCAACTACGTTTTACGCATTGCGTTCTACGTACCATGTTTGTGTTAGGTTCTACGCAGATCCTTCCAACTGAGACGTGCAATTCGGGCAGCGCGTCGCCTTGATGGGAATGCTGCTGAAACAATAGGGACACTCTTTCGTCGTTGGCGTAGTGGGTTCAGCAGCGCGCTGCATCCGATTGATTTGTCGCACCAGCAGGAAAAGCGCGAAAGCCACGACTGCGAATTCGATGATTGTGTTGATGAACAAGCCATAGTTCAGTGTTGCAGCACCGGCCGCTTGGGCTTCGGCCAGAGAGTCATAGTGCTGTCCGGACAAGTTAATGTAGAGGTTGGAAAAGTCTACTTTGCCCAACAGCAGTCCAATGGGTGGCATCAAGACGTCATTGACCAGCGAAGTGACGATCTTGTTGAACGCAGCACCCATGATAAAGCCAACAGCCAAATCAATGACACTACCGCGCATGGCGAACTTTTTGAATTCCTGCAACATAGTAATCCCTCCTTGTAGCGAGTGCGTCTCCTTTTGCAGAAGTATGATACACCAGAATGCAGCATCGGTGTAATTGGAGGGAGGCTTGGGATGACCATGGGAGCAACTCTTCAGTAGGGTGGCTCTTTTAGCCGCTCTCTTCCCTAATGTCCCAACCCCACCGCGTTCCGATTGACAACGAGACGATTCTGCTCTATATTGTGGTAGGGTAGCTAGAATAGACGCTTTCTGTCTTGCTGTCAAGAAAAAACGCGGATGCCGCAACGGACAATTTATTCCACTTCAA
Proteins encoded in this region:
- a CDS encoding penicillin acylase family protein; translation: MRLLRKILLSVLIVVLVLVLLVSSVAYLFVRRSFPQTHGTLQVAGLQDRVEVYRDKWGVPHIFAQNAHDLFFAQGYVHAQDRLWQMEFNRRIGAGRLSEVLGEATLKSDRFLRTIGLYRAAQADLQVLPPEVIAILQAYADGVNAFITTHLDRLPLEFALLGFQPEPWTPADTLAWGKVMCMNLGGNWESELLRAKILSALGEEKVRELVPPYPDEGPFIIPPEAKSYAYCDEELLEGYQQVKALIGMHGPYLGSNNWVVDGTKTVTGRPMLANDPHLGIQMPSIWYEIHLVGDGLDVVGASFPGVPGVIIGHNRYIAWGVTNVGPDVQDLYVEKVNPDNANQYEYMGAWEDMTVIEEEIRVKGRAEPEKLTVRLTRHGPIMTPVVPEAKDVLSLRWTALEGGQLLHSVYLLDRARNWEEFREALRYWQAPSQNFVYADIEGNIGYQMPGNIPIRGKGKGLLPVPGWTDEYEWTSYIPFEELPFVFNPPTHYIVTANHKVVPDDYPYFISDEWAEPFRAQRIIDLLQAKDKLTLDDFRDIQADTYSIPGSKLLPYVLQLGPADWRQERAFKFLKEWEGRLESDSGSAGIMEVLLWRLLVNSFGDELKEAGIKESEFIGFPSALLNLFPNASSSWFDDVSTPEVETRDDVLRRSMAETMEFWGRRFGDLIGNKEAQWAWGKVHVALFEHPLGSVKPLHLLFNRGPVPACGSGETVDNAGYKRGDFTVRVVASYRQIIDVGEWHNSRSQHTTGQSGQPLHKHYGDMITSWQDVRHHPMLYEKEDIVANMEGLLTLVPK
- a CDS encoding glycyl-radical enzyme activating protein, which encodes MSEVLDPALRATLEQTSGIIFDLQRFSLHDGPGLRTNVFFKGCSLRCDWCCNPESQRPTPEVAVFPANCFGCGDCLDVCPQEALQLKEGKIVRDEWRCDYCGQCMPVCAAGALRLIGRVVTAGEVLQEVLRDAAFYGQAVGGLTLTGGEPTSQPEFALALLRLAKAEHLHTALETCGQASWEVLEMLLPYLNLVLYDIKHMDTKRHLQATGSGNELILENVQRLVEAGANVILRFPLIPGFNTDETHLHQLADFASRLGIAEIHLLPYHTLGRAKYGALGRNYSMTGVPPMKEGEAETLAEIIRSHGLIVKVGG
- a CDS encoding glycyl radical protein, which encodes MARPRAGTTERIQRMREALLATMPEVCVERARYITEACRAHEADPPVLRRTKALAHVLDNMSIYIGEGELIVGNQASKPRAAPIFPEYSVDWIETEIDEFATRAADLFLVHPEVRRELLEDILPYWRGRTLFDRAMATLPNWVRQAQEIGVISGRGNITSGDGHIIVNYRKLMEKGLLGVRQEAEAALQRLNPYLAAEQKKRLFLEAVLITIDAAIRFAARYAEEAERQAVHELNPQRRAELERIAQTCRWVPAHPPRTWYEAIQSAWFVHLITQIESNGHSFSMGRLDQYTYPFYKADVAAGRLTEEEVLEVLQCLWLKLFSVNKIRPWAHTRFGIGYPTYQNVTIGGQTPDGRDATNELSYAVLRTIQETRLTQPNVSARYHARTPERFLMECACTIRLGFGMPAMKNDEIIIPALLEKGVRPEDAYDYAIVGCVEAAVPGKWGYRNTGMSFLNLLKVLELAYNDGRDPNTGVCLHPGRGNLLTFRSFDELYDAFLDQLRFYTHAHVVMDTTADLALEELVPDAFCSALVDDCIARGLTIKEGGSVYDVVSGLQSGLANVANALMALKKLVFEDKVLSAQQIMKALATNFAGVEGERVRQRLLSAPKYGNDLDEVDELAVKVLSDYLEDIKAYRTTRYGRGPIGCTYVGSTSNISANVPLGQPVCATPDGRRAGEPIAEGVSPVHGTDTKGPTAVMQSVAKLPTIKMIAQLLNLRLSPESLRTEEGLQRLVQLLRGFQMLKGWHVQFNTVSTETLLAAQKHPEQYRDLVVRVAGYSALFVTLDKATQDDIINRTMHQF
- a CDS encoding DEAD/DEAH box helicase, translating into MKLIKTKATQFAYRRRLSIIPIMASSVATVLQELRLNPRFATQITAWQRLPARPGRFSPVPDGLEPQLQEALRRQGIQQLYAHQSQAIAAALRGEDVAVVTGAASGKTLCYNVPVLNALLRDPQARALYLFPTKALAQDQLAAWQGMSQDLLPPTTAATYDGDTLASVRARLRENTRVLITNPDMLHVGILPHHTRWATFFAGLKYVVIDEMHAYRGVFGSHVANLLRRLRRICRFYGAHPTFICCSATIANPQELATLLVGRQVLLVDDDGSPRGERHVILYNPPLVDQAQGIRRNLLLETATVADFFLSKGLPTIVFSQGRLSTELLLTYLRQAAEKREQPPGSIRGYRGGYLPRERRAIERGLREGKVRGVVSTNALELGIDIGELSICVLAGYPGTIASTWQQAGRAGRRQDVSAAVLVGGPSALDQYLLSHPSFFFGRTPEEARLSPDNPFLLRSHLKCAAFELPIADDEQWAGDVDVPSLLKELAESEGVLRYSRQRWYWMSNYYPSQEVSLRTATQDHFSIVEKGSGQVIGQVDSLSAPMLIHPGAVYLHEGQSYLVEELDWEERLAHVRAAKTDYFTTADLSMQVEVLRVLESSSEQATSRVHGEVRVRTKAAHFQQIAWYNHKKLATLPLDLPEQELLTTAYWLSLGEEVVTAMRDLGDWTIAPIVSYGPNWAAQRRRARERDRYRCVHCGAPEPPDREHDVHHIRPFRTFDYRPGQNENYLAANDLSNLVTLCSECHRRLETARAMQGTLDGLANLLRALAPLYLMCEPRDLGVTADLDFPFTRAPTVVIYDAVPGGVGFSAALYRLQDDLLRACHEWVRQCPCEEGCPACVGAPVEIGMGAKERVKQLLEWVLE
- the mscL gene encoding large-conductance mechanosensitive channel protein MscL; protein product: MLQEFKKFAMRGSVIDLAVGFIMGAAFNKIVTSLVNDVLMPPIGLLLGKVDFSNLYINLSGQHYDSLAEAQAAGAATLNYGLFINTIIEFAVVAFALFLLVRQINRMQRAAEPTTPTTKECPYCFSSIPIKATRCPNCTSQLEGSA